From a single Cotesia glomerata isolate CgM1 linkage group LG6, MPM_Cglom_v2.3, whole genome shotgun sequence genomic region:
- the LOC123267466 gene encoding trafficking protein particle complex subunit 4: MVIYGVYIVSKSGGLIFNHDHNVPKIENEQSFSYPLDLKLTYENKKVVVAFSQRDGINVGHVLISVNGSPVAGKELEDGRDVFNLFEQPENFPLTLKFGRAKMTTNEKIFLASMFYPLFAIASQLSPEPRCSGIEILEADTFRLYCFQTLTGVKFMVVAEPSQPGMEILTKRVYELYADYALKNPFYSLDMPIRCELFETNLINLLETVEKSGISSM; the protein is encoded by the exons ATGGTTATATATGGTGTTTACATCGTCTCCAAGTCCGgtggtttaatttttaaccatGACCACAATGTTCCGAAAATTGAAAACGAACAAAGTTTTTCTTATCCattagatttaaaattaacatatgaaaataaaaaagttgttGTTGCTTTTAGTCAACGAGATGGAATTAAtg tggGACACGTCTTGATATCAGTAAATGGAAGTCCTGTGGCAGGAAAAGAACTCGAAGACGGCCGAgatgtatttaatttgtttgaaCAGCCTGAAAACTTTCCATTAACATTGAAGTTCGGTCGAGCAAAAATGACAACGAATGAGAAGATTTTCTTAGCATCAATGTTTTATCCATTATTTGCAATAGCTAGTCAATTGAGTCCAGAGCCTCGTTGCTCTGGTATTGAAATATTAGAAGCTGACACATTTAGACTCTACTGTTTTCAAACACTGACTGGCGTTAAATTTATGGTGGTCGCAGAACCGTCTCAACCCGGTATGGAAATTCTCACAAAGCGTGTTTATGAACTCTATGCAGATTACGCATTAAAGAATCCATTTTATTCTTTGGATATGCCGATAAGATGTGAattatttgaaacaaatttgataaatttattagaaactGTTGAAAAGTCTGGGATAAGCAGTAtgtag